Within the Hyalangium gracile genome, the region AGCTCCTCGCCCACGGGCGCGAGCAGGGCCGCCGGGACGACGAGCAACACCCAGCCCAGCGCCCCCATGGGTCCCTGCCGGGCCATCTCCATCAAGGGGTGCGCGTTCTTCTCGGGCGAGACCGCGAGGGCCTGCGAGAGCCAGGACAGCAACATCAACACGCGCATCCCCAGCGCGACGAACAGCCCCAGGCTCACGAAGTACGTGTGGAGCCAGCCACGCCCGGGCGCCTCGCTCCCAGGCGGGCCACGCCTCACGAGCCACCAGGCCGCAAGCAGGAGCAGCAGGGCCTGCGCCCACACGCCGAGCAACATGCCGCCTCGCGAGGGGCCGCCGAGCAGCGCCGAGAGCCCGCGCATCGTCACCAGGGCTCCGAGCCCCGCGATGACGAGCACCGCCAGTACCCCGAGCGGCCGCGGATCCGCGCCGCGCCTCCGTCCCACGGCCCAGAGCACGACCAGCACCACCATCACCAGGGCCGTGCCGATCCAGTCCTTGCGCGCTTCTCGCGGGAGCGCCCGCTCCTCCGACGTGACGGGCTCGAACAGCCCTCGGGGAGGAGACGCCAGCGAGGCGCTCTCCGCCGGCACGACCTGGCGCTCCCGACGCACGCCCTCGTGCTCCGTCCCTCGCTTCGCCATCACTCCCAGGTGCAAGGAGGCCACCGCCACCAGGGTGTCCAGCACGGCCAGGGCCAGCAGCCGCCGAGACCAGCGCCGGGCGGTGAGGCTCGCACCGCTCCCCCTCCCGAACAGGACGAGGCCCCAGACCACGGGCAGCCCGAAGACGGGGATGAAGCCCGCCACCAGCGCCCAGATGAAGAACTGGCGGCCCATGGCTTCCGGCCC harbors:
- a CDS encoding CPBP family intramembrane glutamic endopeptidase, translating into MGRQFFIWALVAGFIPVFGLPVVWGLVLFGRGSGASLTARRWSRRLLALAVLDTLVAVASLHLGVMAKRGTEHEGVRRERQVVPAESASLASPPRGLFEPVTSEERALPREARKDWIGTALVMVVLVVLWAVGRRRGADPRPLGVLAVLVIAGLGALVTMRGLSALLGGPSRGGMLLGVWAQALLLLLAAWWLVRRGPPGSEAPGRGWLHTYFVSLGLFVALGMRVLMLLSWLSQALAVSPEKNAHPLMEMARQGPMGALGWVLLVVPAALLAPVGEELLFRGVLLPWLGGWMGRVAALVLSAGLFASLHLFYGVFAVWIFFLGLMLGWARLTSGGLRVPILLHATVNSFGLLMLARSLAG